GACGGGGACTtccccgggggggggctcaCCGCTCCACGAGGCCCTGTCCGACCCGGTACCCCAGGCTCTCGAGCCGGAAGTGCACTGcatcgagctcctcctcttcgtctaTCCTgcggggcgcggcggcagtcgccgtcgccgccgccggcccggagagggacgacgagccagcACGGTGGTTCcccgcggcggtgacgtTATTGCTGTTGTTCGCCAGTGCCGACTCTccccttcccgccgccgcaccagcaCTGTCTGCACCTGCAGCACCCACTTTTGCAgtcgtggctgctgctgctgctgctgctgctgctgctgcggcggcggcggcggtagtcgtagaggaggaggaggcgtcatgcgacgacgacgacgacaatgtcggtggtggtgacggcggacGCGCAAAGTCGCGCTCGTGCGTGACGCGAAACGCCAGCGGCACGAGCTCAATGAGGAGAAAGTCGAGGCACGACGTGGAGAGGAACGTGGCGGTCGGGTCCGACGAGTTGtacggcggcatcaccggTTCGAGAGAcatggctgcggctggctgggcgc
Above is a genomic segment from Purpureocillium takamizusanense chromosome 2, complete sequence containing:
- a CDS encoding uncharacterized protein (EggNog:ENOG503NY0V~COG:U~BUSCO:EOG09263RY2) — its product is MSLEPVMPPYNSSDPTATFLSTSCLDFLLIELVPLAFRVTHERDFARPPSPPPTLSSSSSHDASSSSTTTAAAAAAAAAAAAAAATTAKVGAAGADSAGAAAGRGESALANNSNNVTAAGNHRAGSSSLSGPAAATATAAAPRRIDEEEELDAVHFRLESLGYRVGQGLVERFSRDRPRFNDTLDVIKFLCKDLWSLVFGKNIDNLKTNHRGVYVLTDNVFRPFSRMSTEAGGQAVVRAQPFLWFPCGIVRGALAALGITATVQAEINELPGAVFQIKTLPNKS